A window of Chanodichthys erythropterus isolate Z2021 chromosome 16, ASM2448905v1, whole genome shotgun sequence genomic DNA:
attcccatttcaaataaaatgctgtatttccTATTCATCTAAGAAtttagtttccacaaaaatattaagcgaCAAGAGTTTTCAGCATcactaataataagaaatgtttcttgagcatcaaatcatcacatatgaatgatttccaaaggatcatgtgactaaagactgaagtaatgatgttgaaaattcagatttgcatcataggaataaattgcattttaaaatattaacatagaaaacagttattttatagggttagttcacccaaaaatgaaaattctgtcattaattactcaccctcatgtcattccacacctgtaagaccttcgtttatcttcagaacacaaattaagatatttttgatgaaatctgagaggtaagGTTGAACCACAGCAGTCACGTCGACTTTAACAacatctttagtacctttctggatcttcaAAGGAGGTGGctatattgctgtctattgtGGAGTCAAagagatttcatcaaaaatatcttaatttgtgttctgaagatgaatgaaggtcttgcaggtgtggaacgacatgagggtgagtaattaatgacatcattttcatttttgggtgaattaaccccttaaagtgcaataatatttcaaaatattactattattactttattatgatcaaataaatgcagtcttggtgagcataaaagacttttaaaaatattttaaaaaatcttacagagcCCCAActtctgaatggtagtgtatgttcATCCGTAAATATGCAAGCACAGCAAAGGTGACGACTATATCATATCCGTAACAAGTAAAACATAGACCAAAAAAAGGAGGCAATCATTTTTGTGTTTGAGCTTAAAAACAATAGTGCTAAATAGTGTCTTACATGTGGTATGAGGTGTAGGAAAGCGTCTCCGCTGAGAGTGCCCACTGCAAGGGCCACCAGGAAGCTCAGCAGGAAGTTGAAGCAAACTCTGTTCATGAGTGGGATCAAAACCACACCGACTAATGCCAGTAAACTGATCAAAGTGATCGAGAGAAACCCTCCTACCCATGCTgtaacacaaacatacacacttATTGATCCAAACAAACCCCAAAGAcccattattttcatgttaggactttcttctttttttttgcggTATCAGTAGatatgtatggaagcttgtttctgtcaCAAAAAAGACTTacaactttatatcttgcaattttttcccctcacaattgcgagtttgtatcttacaattctgactttataacatgcaactGCAATTTTATAttactcaattctgactttataactggcatttatgagtttatataaaacaattatgagaaaaaaagtcagaattgtgagatgaaaaatttgcaattactttttttattttttattcagtgacggaaacaagcttccatagatatAGGATATTTAAATGTGCAAGAACATTTCCTCtgattttacatttagattatcTTTGCTCACTTAAAAGTTAATCTTTATACACacttataaatgtattttttaagcaAATTTCATAATGAATATCCatgtttttactgtacattGTAATGTTGTGAATTCATTTGTAGTATTTAATACTGATTTTTTAGAATTTTAATAGTGTCATTCCCAAGTTTATGCATTTTAATTAAACCAAAAGGACTCCTACAGATATAATGCTATGATTTCATTGATTGAACCTACTCACTCAGGTGGCTGGCTGTTTATCTAATATAAAGTAATTTCTATAAATGGAccataacaaaaataatgaatattagggctgggacaatataTTGATGCATCGCAAATcgagaaatgattctggatcAATTATGATGATTTCTGAATGTATTGCGTATCTCTAATTGATTCTGATCTTTATTAATTAGCcttgttatatttaaaaaccATAAGTAACAATACTTACCAATGTTAATTGAAGCATTCCTTGGGCTTCTGTCATCGGTTTGATTAtgtggatgatgatgatgatgatgatgatggtggtggTTGTGATGATGGGAATGATCTGGGGAGGGAAGCAAATTGTTATACAGGTTATGCAAATCAACAATTAAAACTGTGAttcaaaaatacaactgtatgtAAATTACAGGCACAAAATCTCACCTGGATGGTCATCCTTGTGCAGGAGGCAAGACTTGGAATCAATCTGCATGAGAAGGGCAGGGCACAGGTAACTGAAGTCCTTGACAGAGAGACCCATTTCCTTTGTCATGCCATGTGACTGCAGGATTGTGGAGGCATTTTGACACTGACAAAAGACAGGATTTATGTGAGTGAGGTGTGTCAGGGATTTTCAAGGGGAGAACTAGGgggttttgtgtgtttgtgtacctCTAGACTGCTATGGCCGTGTTCATGTTCATCGTGGTCATCGTGCACATGGGTGGGTGTGTCCTCAGGCTGGTGGGTGTGGTTAGACTGTGTTGCATTGGGCTGGGTGTGGTTATAGGAGTCGTGGTCCTGCGTTAAATCATAGTCAGCACTACGATTGGTCCGCCGTGATTTTGTGACGTAAGACGGTGTAGTCAAAGGTGTGGTCAGTTCCTGATTCATTTTCATGTAGAGATTGTGGTGAGCATCCGACTGGCTTTTCTTCCCAGAGGCATTATCAGGCTGAACGTTTGGGATGGGGTCACTCTTCTCCACATTATGATCAATACCTCCCTTCTTGCTGGTGACGTGATGCGTGTGTGTGGTGAGTTTGTCCACATGAGCGTGCTCGTGAGTATGCGAGTGTGTATGATTATGTTCGTTTCCACGGTGATGGACCATCACTTTCCGGATGCGGTCAAGCCCCACCCCCTTTAGTAGGTTGTACAGGCCTTCTAAGGAGATACTCCCATTCTGGCCATACTTGTCAAACAGAGCATGTAGGTGGCGCTGCTGTGCCTGTTCTGCTACTCGAACATCAGTCTCAGTGGGCATAGATGTGCAGTCTGAACCTGCCCCCACTGAACATGCCCACAGCAATGTCAGTGACATCACTGGCAAGAGGCGTGGCCACCAGCCAATCATACTGGCATCctaaaacagagaaaaatattCTGGTTATTGTCACAATGCTGTAACAGCACAATGTCAGCATTACAATTCTGAAACagaataaaaagttattttttaactCCCCGTCACCCCAGTTTCCTTA
This region includes:
- the slc39a6 gene encoding zinc transporter ZIP6 isoform X2, with the translated sequence MIGWWPRLLPVMSLTLLWACSVGAGSDCTSMPTETDVRVAEQAQQRHLHALFDKYGQNGSISLEGLYNLLKGVGLDRIRKVMVHHRGNEHNHTHSHTHEHAHVDKLTTHTHHVTSKKGGIDHNVEKSDPIPNVQPDNASGKKSQSDAHHNLYMKMNQELTTPLTTPSYVTKSRRTNRSADYDLTQDHDSYNHTQPNATQSNHTHQPEDTPTHVHDDHDEHEHGHSSLECQNASTILQSHGMTKEMGLSVKDFSYLCPALLMQIDSKSCLLHKDDHPDHSHHHNHHHHHHHHHHPHNQTDDRSPRNASINIAWVGGFLSITLISLLALVGVVLIPLMNRVCFNFLLSFLVALAVGTLSGDAFLHLIPHSLGHHHHGHTEHHQHGEEVEEDSLRPVWTGLTALSGVYIMFLIEHFLTLGKMYKDKKQKVQKKVDLTTEVLESEKLPSLQDNDVKTLDGVETNGGSACGRGVTEEEEVMLGAELYSDIDCENKCHSHFHDTVGQSDEQHHHHHDYHHILHHHHSQNHHPHTHTHRHTQSYSLQHFQQAGVATLAWMVIMGDGLHNFSDGLAIGAAFTEGLSSGLSTSVAVFCHELPHELGDFAVLLKAGMSVRQAILYNLLSALMGYLGMITGILIGHYAENVAMWIFALTAGLFLYVALVDMVPEMLHNDASEAGFSHYGFFLLQNAGILLGFGIMLVIAVFEHKIQLDIGF
- the slc39a6 gene encoding zinc transporter ZIP6 isoform X1, whose translation is MLGTWLLMDASMIGWWPRLLPVMSLTLLWACSVGAGSDCTSMPTETDVRVAEQAQQRHLHALFDKYGQNGSISLEGLYNLLKGVGLDRIRKVMVHHRGNEHNHTHSHTHEHAHVDKLTTHTHHVTSKKGGIDHNVEKSDPIPNVQPDNASGKKSQSDAHHNLYMKMNQELTTPLTTPSYVTKSRRTNRSADYDLTQDHDSYNHTQPNATQSNHTHQPEDTPTHVHDDHDEHEHGHSSLECQNASTILQSHGMTKEMGLSVKDFSYLCPALLMQIDSKSCLLHKDDHPDHSHHHNHHHHHHHHHHPHNQTDDRSPRNASINIAWVGGFLSITLISLLALVGVVLIPLMNRVCFNFLLSFLVALAVGTLSGDAFLHLIPHSLGHHHHGHTEHHQHGEEVEEDSLRPVWTGLTALSGVYIMFLIEHFLTLGKMYKDKKQKVQKKVDLTTEVLESEKLPSLQDNDVKTLDGVETNGGSACGRGVTEEEEVMLGAELYSDIDCENKCHSHFHDTVGQSDEQHHHHHDYHHILHHHHSQNHHPHTHTHRHTQSYSLQHFQQAGVATLAWMVIMGDGLHNFSDGLAIGAAFTEGLSSGLSTSVAVFCHELPHELGDFAVLLKAGMSVRQAILYNLLSALMGYLGMITGILIGHYAENVAMWIFALTAGLFLYVALVDMVPEMLHNDASEAGFSHYGFFLLQNAGILLGFGIMLVIAVFEHKIQLDIGF